Genomic segment of Synechococcus sp. A15-28:
GGTGTCGCCCTGGCCAACAGTTACTACCTGGGACGCATGCAGGCCGGCGATAAGGGGGAAGCTGACCAAACCCTGGCGGGCAAGGTGACCGTTCGCTGGCCCGATCCCGTGCACGTGAACATCACGGGCGGTGGTGTGACCCGTGCCAGCCGCAACCCGGAGGCGGCCCAACGTCTGCTGGAGTTCCTCAGCTCGGATCAGGCCCAGGGCGGTTATGCCGCAGCGAATCACGAATATCCCCTGAACGGCATTGGGGAGGACCCGGTGCTGCAGGCATGGGGACCCTTCCAGCAAGCCAAGGTGTCCGCTGAGCGTCTGGGTCAGCTGAACGCCCAGGCACTCGAACTGATGGCCGCCAGCGGTTGGCAATGAGCCGTCGCCTGCTGACGCTGCTGGCCTCTGTCCTGGCACTGCTGGCCCTCTGGCCCCTGATGCAGCTGCTAAGCCAGGGAGTTCAGGGTCTGCAGCAGGGGCTGGTGCACCTCGGGCCGGATGGCGGACGTCAGATCCGCGGCACTCTCCTGCTGCTGCTCGGCAGTGCCCTGGGGGGCACGCTGATCGGCACTGCCAACGGATGGCTGCTGATCAACTGCCGGTTTCCTGGACGGCGCTGGTTGCGCATCGCCCAGCTGATCCCCCTGGCGACCCCTGCCTATCTCCTCTCCGCAACGCTGGTGGATCTGGGCAGTCGCGCCGGGTGGCGCATTCATGGTCTGGGATGGGGCATCGCCGTGATGGCCCTCGCCACCTACCCCTACGTGTTTCTGCTGAGCACGGAGAGTTTTGGCATGAGCGGGCGACGCCAACTGGAGGCCTGCCGCAGCATGGGTATCGGTCCCTGGGCCGCCTTCCGGCGCGTGGCGCTTCCCATCGCCATGCCAGCCATCGGTGCCGGCGTGGCCCTGATGGGGATGGAGATCGTCAACGAGCTGGGAGCCGTGCAGTTACTGGGGATTCCCAGCCTGTCGGCCGGAATCCTCGAAGCCTGGCAGTCGAACAGCGACCCCACTGCCGCCATCAGCCTGGCCCTGGTCACGCTGGTGATCGTGCTGGGGCTGGTGGTGGGGGAACGTCGGTTGCGGCGGCGCAGCCGACGCTGGAGTGATGGTGTCGCCGGCGGTGATGCCACTGCCTGGCCACTGCACGGAACCCGCGCCCTGGCCGCTCAGCTGCTGGGACTGATCCCACCAACCCTCAGTCTCGGCATCCCTCTGGTCTGGGCCATCACCAATCTGGATCAGCTGGGGGACAGCCTCCGCGACGACCTGCTGCCCCTCAGCCTCCGCAGCCTGGTGCTGGGCATCAGCGCCTCCGTGCTGGCTGTGGGAGCGGCTCTCCTGCTGGCGATTGCCAAACGCTGGAGCGCAGCCGTGTGGCTGCGCAGCCTCACCTTCCTGGCGGGCGTCGGCTACGCCATCCCCGGCACCGTGCTGGCCCTGGCCCTACTGCTGACCGGCGCCCCCTGGCAACTCGCACCACTGCTTTTACTTCTCTGGGGATACAGCGACCGCTTCCTGGCGGTGGCCAAGGGCGGACTTGATGCCGCCCTCGAGCGAATCAGTCCCAACCTGGATGAAGCGGCCACAGGCCTTGGCTTCAGTTGGCGGCAGGTCTTGAGAAGGGTCCATCTGCCGCTGCTGCGGGGGCCGATGACCGTTGGGCTGCTGCTGGTGTTCGTGGACACCGTCAAGGAACTGCCCCTCACCTTTGCGTTGCGCCCCTTTGACTTCGACACGCTGTCGGTTCGGGTGTATCAATACGCCAGTGACGAGCGGCTGGCGGCGGCACTGCTGCCGGCACTAATGATCCTGGCGCTGGGACTGGTGGCGGCGATGGCCCTGGTGCCGAGCCTGGATCAGGCCTCGAGTAAGGGCTGACCGTTGCGGCGCTGAATCGCCACAACCCCAGGGCGAGGCGGGCGCCCCGGGGCCTGAGCTGGCCAGTTGGACCCCAACGGCACCGTGCGCAGCTGCTGAAAGACCCCGCCGTCACGATCCACCAGCTCATGGGCCTGAATTTCCTCATCCCCCTGAGCCCGGCTGCCGTTCACCTCTCCGGGATGTTGCACCGCCAGGAACAAAGATGCCTCGGCCTGATCGAGGCACACCCCCGTCACCTCGCACTCCATCGGCCCGGTGGCAAAGCAGGCCGCCTGTTCCTCCCCGCTGTCGGTCCTGGGAACGAACCAGCAGCTGTTGTTGCCAAATACATCACCCCCTGACGACTTCATCGATCGGTCGGTGACGATCCAGAGGTTGCCCTTGCTGTCGAGAGCAACGTTGTCCGGATTGGCGAATCCGAGGCCGCCGGCCCATGGGGTCCCGCCGGTGACCGCCATGCGCCAGGTGAAACCGTTCTCACTCGACTCACTCAGGCGCATCACCCAGCCATTGGCCCAGCTGCTCTGACCGTCAGGGCCCTGGAACACCGCAGGGTCAGCTCCACCGCTCCTGCCAGGGGAGCCGGAGGTGAAGGCGATCAGCAGATCGCCGCTGATCGGGTCAATTTTGGTGTCTTCCGGACGGGCTGTGGGGGTGGCCCCGATCGCGCTGGCCGCCAGGTGGGCATCCACCAGGATTGCCCCCTGAAGCGCCTCACCCTCGCCGCGGTACAGATCCGACAGGGTGGTGAATTGACGGCAGTACTCCTCAACGGCGGCGTCCTCCTGGAACAGTTCCGCTCCCGCCAGGGTGCGATCACGGTGGGGCAGTTCCACCGGACAGCCGAGGTCCGCGTCGCTGAAGCGGCTGGGGCGGAATGGATCGACCACCGCCTCCGGTGTGATCGCCAGCCATTCACCACTGCCATCGGCACGGAACCGAGCCACCTGCAGTTCGCCGGCCTCGAACAAGCGTGAATTCCGCTTGTCCTGCACGGTCTCGACGCGGTCGGCACTGACGAAGCGATACAGATGCCCACCGCGGCG
This window contains:
- a CDS encoding iron ABC transporter permease — encoded protein: MSRRLLTLLASVLALLALWPLMQLLSQGVQGLQQGLVHLGPDGGRQIRGTLLLLLGSALGGTLIGTANGWLLINCRFPGRRWLRIAQLIPLATPAYLLSATLVDLGSRAGWRIHGLGWGIAVMALATYPYVFLLSTESFGMSGRRQLEACRSMGIGPWAAFRRVALPIAMPAIGAGVALMGMEIVNELGAVQLLGIPSLSAGILEAWQSNSDPTAAISLALVTLVIVLGLVVGERRLRRRSRRWSDGVAGGDATAWPLHGTRALAAQLLGLIPPTLSLGIPLVWAITNLDQLGDSLRDDLLPLSLRSLVLGISASVLAVGAALLLAIAKRWSAAVWLRSLTFLAGVGYAIPGTVLALALLLTGAPWQLAPLLLLLWGYSDRFLAVAKGGLDAALERISPNLDEAATGLGFSWRQVLRRVHLPLLRGPMTVGLLLVFVDTVKELPLTFALRPFDFDTLSVRVYQYASDERLAAALLPALMILALGLVAAMALVPSLDQASSKG